A DNA window from Desertifilum tharense IPPAS B-1220 contains the following coding sequences:
- a CDS encoding calcium-binding protein, which yields MSSIPIPDPSNILRLLGTELADNFTLSSGQLLGRTQGLWLLGGNDNVQGSNDAEVILGNRGDDFIAGGGGGDRLLGGKDNDILRGEDGDDLLRGDVGNDVLYGGAGKDTLRGGRDNDSLFGGDGNDLLIGDLGVDTLHGEAGSDTLVLRADLANFDINQVDRLIYNDAEDYIGLTQGLTFADLVFDDLFNFTGGAANDTVIRLKTTGQALGIVLDVAASTFNAIDFVSITDADLQIGSNPFF from the coding sequence ATGTCCTCTATTCCAATTCCCGATCCCTCTAACATTCTGCGTTTATTGGGAACAGAGCTGGCTGACAACTTTACCCTTAGCTCTGGGCAACTTTTAGGACGAACTCAAGGGTTATGGTTATTAGGAGGCAATGATAACGTTCAAGGCTCCAACGATGCTGAAGTGATTCTCGGTAATCGAGGCGATGATTTTATTGCTGGGGGTGGTGGTGGCGATCGCCTTTTAGGTGGCAAAGATAATGACATCTTACGCGGAGAAGACGGCGACGATCTGCTCCGAGGCGATGTCGGTAACGACGTGCTTTATGGTGGAGCCGGAAAAGACACCCTACGCGGAGGTCGAGATAACGATTCCCTATTTGGTGGCGATGGGAACGACTTGTTGATCGGAGACTTAGGCGTCGATACTCTACATGGAGAAGCAGGAAGCGATACTCTCGTTTTGAGAGCCGATCTAGCGAACTTCGATATTAATCAGGTCGATCGCCTAATCTACAACGACGCAGAAGACTATATTGGTCTAACCCAAGGCTTAACGTTTGCCGATCTCGTCTTTGACGATCTATTCAATTTTACCGGAGGTGCTGCTAACGATACGGTTATTCGCCTCAAAACTACAGGTCAAGCGCTCGGTATTGTGCTTGATGTTGCCGCGAGTACCTTTAATGCTATTGATTTTGTCAGCATTACAGATGCAGACTTACAAATCGGTAGCAACCCATTCTTCTAA
- a CDS encoding calcium-binding protein, with the protein MAFVPIPDPSGVPRLLATELADNITLTPGQLFGRSQGLWLLGGNDIAQGSNDSEVILGNMGNDTIFGGGGNDRLLGGKENDWLYGEDGNDLLRGDLGDDVLFGGAGNDTLRGGKGNDYLLGGDGDDFLVGDLGVDTLEGGAGFDTLVLRADQANFDVNQVDRVIYNDAEDFIGLTNGLTFFDLIFDDSLNITGGAANDTVIRLRSTGQALGVVLDVGAFVFSPVDFVTITDADLQVGSNPFF; encoded by the coding sequence ATGGCATTCGTTCCAATTCCTGACCCATCAGGCGTTCCACGCCTTCTCGCGACTGAACTCGCAGACAATATTACCCTAACACCCGGACAACTCTTCGGCCGTTCTCAAGGTTTATGGTTGCTGGGTGGAAATGATATTGCTCAAGGCTCCAACGATAGCGAAGTCATTCTGGGTAACATGGGTAACGATACCATCTTTGGCGGGGGCGGCAACGATCGCCTGCTAGGAGGTAAAGAGAATGACTGGTTATACGGAGAAGACGGAAACGACCTCCTGCGCGGTGACTTAGGCGATGATGTCCTATTTGGTGGCGCTGGAAATGATACGCTGCGAGGCGGTAAAGGGAATGACTATCTTCTCGGCGGCGATGGCGATGATTTTCTAGTCGGTGACTTAGGTGTCGATACCCTTGAGGGTGGAGCAGGTTTTGATACCCTAGTCTTAAGGGCCGATCAAGCTAACTTCGATGTTAACCAGGTCGATCGCGTTATCTACAATGATGCTGAAGACTTTATTGGCTTAACCAACGGCTTAACCTTCTTTGACTTAATCTTTGATGACTCGCTCAATATTACTGGCGGCGCAGCTAACGATACCGTAATTCGCCTCAGAAGTACAGGTCAAGCCTTGGGTGTGGTTCTAGATGTCGGCGCGTTTGTCTTCTCACCCGTTGATTTTGTCACCATTACAGACGCAGACCTGCAAGTGGGTAGCAACCCATTCTTCTAA
- a CDS encoding Calx-beta domain-containing protein translates to MATITGTFGPDVIPGNLGTPAELAGDDTILGLEGNDIILGLTGNDFIVGNQGNDSLRGGEGNDTIYGGKDDDIIFGDLGNDLLFGDQGNDTIYGGEDSDTIAGGDGNDVLFGDRGNDLVYGGTGNDVIDGGQENDTLYGGKGNDTIFGGDGDDHIFGDLGADVLTGGNGNDTFYIGRVSRPEEAITSTGGTTLPDADIITDFSVGDRIQLIGGMTANDLVAVAGEGQYAGSTILRDNGTGQFLAILQGVDAAALVFGQSTVRLLAPGEVPVDPEPEPSTFSITDATVAEDVGNAVVTITRTGNTAIEEIVTFTTSDGTATADADYTPVTQTLTFAAGQTSATVNIPVLTDDLVETDETVNLTLTGAGGTTLDTGTLTIQDSAVTPTPTPNTFVLDPANTYLFNEAATTATFTVRRIGDLTGEATIDYSTVNGTAIAGSDYTAASGTLTFAAGTDTATFTVDILADAIPEPDEFFTIRLNDGANIPDFAHVIITEGTLPVAGAFSFDQATFTADPASITTDGAGNQFAVITVTRTDATNPATISYQTVVGEATSGGIFPGTALPVTAPADYYDVVGTLSFGAGQDRLTFNVPVLLNGATPTAAPDVTLELFGGSVGTLSTAALEIL, encoded by the coding sequence ATGGCTACGATTACCGGCACCTTTGGCCCTGATGTAATTCCCGGAAACCTAGGAACCCCCGCCGAATTAGCAGGCGATGATACGATTCTGGGATTGGAAGGAAATGACATTATTTTAGGCTTGACAGGCAACGATTTTATTGTTGGCAACCAAGGGAATGATTCGCTGCGAGGCGGTGAAGGCAACGACACCATCTATGGCGGCAAAGATGACGATATCATCTTTGGAGATTTAGGCAACGATCTGCTATTTGGCGATCAAGGCAACGATACCATTTACGGGGGTGAAGATAGCGATACGATCGCCGGTGGCGATGGCAACGACGTGCTATTTGGCGATCGCGGTAACGATCTCGTCTATGGTGGAACGGGGAACGACGTAATTGATGGGGGTCAAGAAAACGATACCCTCTACGGGGGTAAAGGCAATGACACCATCTTTGGCGGCGACGGCGACGATCACATTTTCGGCGACCTAGGGGCCGACGTATTGACCGGAGGTAACGGTAACGATACCTTCTATATTGGTCGCGTCTCTCGTCCTGAAGAAGCGATTACCTCCACTGGAGGCACCACCTTACCCGATGCCGATATTATTACCGACTTTAGCGTTGGCGATCGCATCCAGTTAATCGGCGGAATGACAGCCAACGACCTAGTTGCTGTTGCCGGGGAAGGACAATACGCCGGAAGCACCATCCTCCGAGATAATGGCACCGGACAATTCCTCGCCATCCTCCAAGGAGTCGATGCAGCCGCTTTAGTCTTTGGTCAAAGTACCGTTCGCCTCCTTGCACCAGGAGAAGTCCCTGTCGATCCGGAACCAGAACCTTCCACCTTCAGCATCACAGACGCAACCGTAGCTGAAGATGTGGGGAATGCGGTTGTCACCATTACGCGCACGGGTAACACCGCAATTGAAGAAATTGTCACCTTTACCACCAGCGACGGAACCGCCACCGCCGACGCCGACTACACCCCCGTCACCCAAACCCTAACCTTCGCCGCCGGACAAACCAGCGCAACCGTCAATATTCCCGTCCTGACAGACGACTTGGTGGAAACGGACGAAACCGTCAATTTAACCCTCACTGGTGCAGGCGGAACCACCCTGGATACAGGAACGCTAACCATCCAAGATTCGGCTGTCACCCCAACACCAACCCCGAACACCTTCGTGTTAGATCCAGCCAACACTTACCTGTTCAATGAAGCCGCTACAACTGCAACCTTCACGGTTCGCCGTATCGGAGATTTAACAGGAGAAGCAACGATAGATTATTCAACAGTCAACGGTACGGCGATTGCAGGAAGTGACTATACTGCTGCTTCAGGTACGCTGACTTTTGCTGCGGGAACCGATACTGCTACCTTTACCGTTGATATTCTGGCTGATGCAATTCCTGAACCTGATGAGTTCTTTACAATCCGACTCAATGATGGCGCAAATATTCCAGATTTTGCTCACGTCATCATTACCGAAGGAACTCTCCCTGTAGCAGGCGCTTTTAGTTTCGATCAAGCTACCTTTACTGCCGATCCGGCAAGCATTACGACAGATGGCGCAGGTAATCAGTTTGCTGTGATTACCGTGACTCGCACCGATGCTACAAACCCTGCTACGATCAGTTACCAAACTGTAGTGGGTGAGGCTACGAGCGGTGGTATTTTCCCAGGTACTGCTTTGCCTGTAACAGCTCCAGCCGACTACTATGATGTAGTCGGGACTTTATCCTTTGGCGCAGGACAAGATCGGTTAACCTTCAACGTCCCAGTTCTCCTAAATGGTGCTACTCCAACTGCTGCACCAGATGTTACCTTAGAACTCTTTGGAGGAAGCGTAGGCACTTTGAGTACGGCTGCTTTAGAGATTCTCTAA
- a CDS encoding tetratricopeptide repeat protein: protein MQSSTLAILALATLLAPDGEQAAVAGTLPANVVPSAIATPQSSEVPYTVIADSQPEMLLAQAQPQLNLTQSDVRELRQLILAVANDATTATDANVQRSQSLDYSITLLNALLVILTFFPFATILLFLVVRKLVVQELVEDVKKQLHKVGELENYLDNYNEKADGYLEQLNQEIGKHKQKIKDELQDIVNRSELSKASIQQIEALKSQFMMHLQFMVSEAQSEKDKIFQELYKIKPSLTLDSPTGNGTRQVKLEKTDSPFTKADSNDFIKQAERLMKEGRHAEAIAIYQKATQQHPEVYEAWFGLGHSLSEKEQYEDAINAYDRANKLNPNRFECWYNRGNTLGKLQRYQEALENYDKALEIQPERLEIWYNRGSILRRLERYEEALAAYDKALSLSPKQPQIWYNRAQVLVSLQQLEEAIASYDRAIEITPQKAEFWVQRGIACERLKRDSEALESFDRALQVNPKEEEALRHRMNLLEKKEQYEDAVAVCDRLLSLNNNQAEVWCKRGYLLAVLKQYEEALQAYDRALSLESNSPDIWRARGAILAELKRYQEAVSAFNKAMQVQEQSFNLDRKVMQASGANQAI from the coding sequence ATGCAGAGTTCAACCCTTGCAATTTTGGCACTTGCCACCTTACTAGCACCGGATGGAGAACAAGCGGCGGTTGCTGGAACGCTACCCGCTAATGTTGTGCCATCTGCGATCGCAACGCCTCAATCATCAGAGGTTCCCTATACGGTAATTGCTGATAGTCAACCGGAAATGCTCTTAGCACAAGCACAACCCCAACTGAATTTAACCCAAAGCGATGTTCGGGAGTTGCGACAACTGATTCTCGCCGTGGCAAATGACGCTACAACTGCTACGGATGCGAATGTTCAACGCTCGCAAAGCCTGGATTATTCGATTACTTTGCTAAACGCGCTGTTGGTGATTCTCACTTTCTTCCCATTTGCTACAATTCTCCTCTTTCTAGTCGTTCGCAAGCTAGTGGTACAGGAGTTGGTTGAAGATGTCAAAAAGCAGCTTCATAAGGTGGGAGAACTAGAAAATTATTTAGATAACTATAACGAGAAAGCAGACGGGTATCTCGAACAACTGAATCAAGAAATTGGCAAGCACAAGCAGAAGATTAAGGATGAGCTACAAGATATTGTCAATCGTTCGGAACTCTCTAAGGCTTCGATTCAACAAATTGAGGCGCTCAAGTCTCAGTTTATGATGCATTTGCAGTTTATGGTCTCGGAAGCGCAGTCAGAGAAGGATAAGATTTTTCAAGAACTCTACAAAATCAAACCTTCATTGACTTTAGATTCACCCACTGGGAATGGAACGCGCCAGGTGAAACTGGAAAAGACAGATTCGCCTTTTACGAAGGCGGATTCTAATGATTTTATCAAACAAGCCGAACGCTTGATGAAGGAAGGTCGTCACGCAGAGGCGATCGCCATTTATCAAAAAGCCACGCAACAGCACCCAGAGGTTTACGAGGCTTGGTTTGGTTTAGGGCATTCCTTGAGTGAAAAAGAACAGTATGAGGATGCGATAAATGCCTACGATCGCGCGAATAAACTGAACCCCAATCGCTTTGAATGCTGGTATAACCGAGGCAATACCCTAGGGAAATTGCAGCGCTATCAGGAAGCTCTGGAAAACTATGATAAAGCGCTGGAGATTCAACCCGAACGCTTAGAGATTTGGTATAATCGCGGCAGCATTTTAAGGCGGTTAGAACGCTATGAAGAAGCGCTAGCTGCCTATGACAAAGCGTTAAGTTTAAGTCCAAAGCAGCCTCAAATCTGGTATAATCGCGCCCAGGTTTTAGTTAGCTTGCAGCAGCTTGAAGAGGCGATCGCTTCCTACGATCGAGCCATAGAAATCACCCCTCAAAAAGCAGAGTTCTGGGTACAGCGGGGAATTGCCTGCGAGCGGTTAAAACGCGATTCTGAAGCGTTGGAGTCCTTCGATCGCGCTTTGCAAGTCAATCCCAAAGAGGAAGAAGCGTTGCGTCACCGGATGAATTTACTCGAAAAAAAGGAACAGTATGAAGACGCGGTTGCTGTTTGCGATCGCCTTCTCAGTTTGAATAACAATCAAGCCGAAGTTTGGTGCAAGCGCGGCTATTTACTTGCCGTCTTAAAGCAATATGAAGAAGCGCTCCAGGCTTACGATCGGGCTTTATCTTTAGAATCTAATTCTCCAGACATTTGGCGAGCTAGAGGAGCCATTTTAGCAGAACTTAAGCGCTATCAAGAAGCAGTCAGCGCTTTTAATAAAGCGATGCAAGTTCAAGAACAAAGTTTCAACTTAGATCGAAAAGTAATGCAAGCGTCCGGTGCCAATCAAGCAATCTAA